One part of the Hippopotamus amphibius kiboko isolate mHipAmp2 chromosome 14, mHipAmp2.hap2, whole genome shotgun sequence genome encodes these proteins:
- the TMEM255B gene encoding transmembrane protein 255B has translation MQALPPPGPGPLALLDTTEALARRKKTSLWFVGSLLGVSTSILTVGLAATTRTETVTVGGYYPGIILGFGSFLGIIGINLVENRKQMLAAAIVFLGLGVAAAFCCAIVDGVFAARHIEPRPLAAGRCQFYSSGVGYLHDVYQTEVTCHSLNGRCQLKVKSNTCYCCDLYDCQGAEHSPTYYEFVDVRGCQDVLHLYRLLWASVALNVLGLFLGIATAAVLGAFKDMVPLSQLAYGPSAAPQVLYSPAQQTLACTGFCLVPPAIPTCSSYPLPLQSPGGFPALPGSDLSLPEDAQPPSQPSASCRLPPNAAPIYAPTRLLPGEKPPPYAP, from the exons ATGCAGGCGCTCCCGCCGCCGGGGCCCGGGCCCCTGGCCCTGCTGGACACGACAG AAGCCTTGGCGAGACGAAAGAAGACGTCCCTGTGGTTTGTGGGTTCTCTGCTGGGGGTGTCCACCTCCATCCTGACGGTCGGCCTCGCCGCCACCACCAGGACGGAGACCGTGACCGTGGGAGGCTACTACCCTGGGATCATC CTGGGCTTCGGATCTTTCTTAGGAATTATTGGCATCAACCTGGTGGAGAATAGAAAGCAAATG CTGGCGGCGGCCATCGTGTTCCTGGGCCTCGGCGTGGCGGCCGCCTTCTGCTGCGCCATTGTGGACGGCGTGTTCGCCGCGCGTCACATC GAGCCCAGGCCCCTCGCCGCGGGCAGGTGCCAGTTCTACTCCAGTGGGGTCGGCTACCTGCACGACGTCTACCAGACGGAG GTCACCTGTCACTCCCTGAATGGCAGGTGCCAGCTGAAGGTGAAGAGCAACACCTGCTACTGCTGTGACCTCTACGACTGCCAGGG CGCCGAGCACTCGCCCACCTACTACGAGTTCGTGGACGTCCGCGGCTGCCAGGACGTCCTGCACCTGTACCGGCTGCTCTGGGCCTCTGTGGCGCTGAACGTCCTGGGGCTGTTCCTGGGCATTGCCACCGCGGCCGTCCTGGGGGCCTTCAAGGACATG GTCCCTCTGTCCCAGCTCGCCTACGGCCCGTCTGCAGCACCTCAGGTCCTCTACAGCCCCGCCCAGCAGACCCTGGCCTGCACGGGCTTCTGCCTGGTGCCCCCGGCCATCCCCACCTGCTCGTCCTACCCGCTGCCCCTCCAG TCCCCTGGCGGCTTCCCGGCCTTGCCTGGCTCTGACCTCTCCCTGCCTGAGGACGCGCAGCCTCCGTCCCAGCCCAGCGCCAGCTGCCGGCTCCCCCCCAACGCCGCCCCCATCTACGCCCCCACCCGCCTCCTCCCTGGGGAGAAGCCTCCCCCCTACGCACCGTGA